One Gemmatimonadota bacterium genomic region harbors:
- a CDS encoding response regulator yields MSWSERYATRVVLGVLMGIAGGGASIWAAPLLRDTQFMVPAVITVVAVLTIGGFWPAAIAATITWAATTLFVLAPGGDLQAISGGNLVKVAIAFLSFVAGCLVDARARRERRELAEHERQLLDSESRNRELLNRVSEERDLLDAILATTEAAVSAIELPSRRVLFANQRFAEMWGTTREALLGQGVVHLGMEFATPQGEPYPSGWRPSDMVLERGALVRDRHMQIRVRGRPWRHYSVSGAALRDASGVVTGVVFSTIDVTERAATADALSASEERLRRLTDAVPGCVYQFTLSLDGRRTFTFISGGMRELLNAPGDGPIPSFDQLLTLVAGADRERLARTLDDAARTASRWTEEFLLELPGGARKWIRGTAVPDTPHDDGSVTWHGLLLDITDRKRLEDDLFQVQKMESIGRLAGGVAHDFNNILTAIRGNVDLLLEAMEDTHPHVAELRDIQDAAQRATTLTRQLLAFSRKQAMQARPIDLGTLVRDMEKMLRRVIGEDIVLLTQPSEELGTVRADPGQLEQVLMNLAVNARDAMPNGGLLTLETRSVQLDVASATGLGVAPGDYVSLVVRDTGHGMDEATRARIFDPFFTTKPAGKGTGLGLAMVYGIVRQSGGAITVETAVERGTTFRLYFPRTSRTPARPVERNTPPSVDATMIPVGAKVLLVEDDAAVRSLTHRMLRDAGFIVREAADAYEALTIAGPECAGLAAVVTDVIMPGMGGRDLVHELRARCPDLRVLYISGYLDIDVQRLELDSHTRLLAKPFSRDALLRHLTALIDREAAPLA; encoded by the coding sequence TTGAGCTGGTCCGAGCGATACGCGACACGGGTGGTCCTTGGCGTGCTCATGGGCATCGCGGGAGGCGGCGCGTCCATCTGGGCCGCCCCCCTACTGCGCGACACCCAGTTCATGGTGCCAGCCGTTATCACCGTCGTGGCGGTGCTCACCATCGGGGGCTTCTGGCCGGCGGCCATCGCCGCCACCATCACCTGGGCGGCGACGACGTTGTTCGTCCTCGCGCCGGGTGGCGACCTCCAAGCCATCTCCGGCGGCAACCTCGTCAAGGTCGCCATCGCCTTCCTGTCGTTTGTGGCCGGCTGCCTGGTGGACGCGCGCGCGCGTCGTGAACGCCGTGAGCTCGCCGAGCACGAACGACAACTCCTCGACTCGGAGTCCCGGAACCGTGAGCTGCTGAACCGGGTCTCGGAGGAGCGCGACCTCCTCGACGCGATCCTCGCCACGACGGAGGCGGCGGTCTCGGCCATCGAACTGCCGTCGCGTCGTGTGCTGTTCGCCAACCAGCGATTCGCCGAGATGTGGGGAACGACGCGGGAGGCGCTGCTTGGACAGGGCGTGGTGCACCTCGGGATGGAATTCGCGACACCACAGGGGGAGCCCTACCCCTCCGGCTGGCGCCCATCGGATATGGTGCTGGAACGGGGAGCCCTGGTGCGCGACCGCCACATGCAAATCCGCGTCAGGGGTCGCCCCTGGCGGCACTATAGCGTGAGCGGCGCCGCGTTGCGCGATGCGTCAGGCGTCGTGACCGGCGTGGTGTTCTCCACGATCGACGTGACCGAACGTGCCGCGACCGCCGACGCGCTCTCCGCCTCTGAAGAGCGGTTGCGACGGCTGACCGACGCCGTCCCGGGCTGTGTGTACCAGTTCACCCTCTCCCTCGATGGGCGCCGGACTTTCACGTTCATCTCCGGGGGGATGCGTGAGTTGCTCAACGCCCCGGGCGACGGCCCCATCCCTTCGTTCGACCAACTCCTGACCCTGGTGGCGGGGGCGGATCGCGAACGCCTGGCCCGCACCCTGGACGACGCGGCGCGCACGGCTTCCCGATGGACCGAGGAGTTCCTGCTGGAGCTGCCTGGTGGCGCTCGCAAGTGGATCCGGGGAACCGCGGTCCCGGACACGCCGCACGACGATGGCTCCGTCACCTGGCACGGGCTCCTCCTCGACATCACCGATCGCAAGCGACTGGAGGACGACCTCTTCCAGGTGCAGAAGATGGAGAGCATCGGCCGGCTGGCCGGCGGGGTCGCGCACGACTTCAACAACATTCTCACCGCGATCCGGGGCAACGTGGACCTCCTCCTCGAAGCCATGGAGGACACCCATCCACACGTCGCCGAGCTCCGCGATATCCAGGATGCGGCCCAGCGCGCCACCACGCTGACGCGACAGCTCCTCGCTTTCTCGCGCAAGCAGGCCATGCAGGCGCGGCCGATCGACCTCGGCACCCTCGTTCGTGACATGGAGAAGATGCTGCGTCGGGTCATTGGCGAGGACATCGTGCTCCTGACCCAGCCGTCGGAAGAGCTCGGCACCGTGCGCGCGGACCCTGGACAGCTGGAGCAGGTCCTGATGAACCTCGCCGTCAATGCGCGAGATGCGATGCCAAACGGGGGACTGCTTACCCTCGAGACCCGATCAGTCCAACTCGACGTTGCGTCCGCGACGGGCCTCGGCGTGGCCCCCGGGGACTACGTCTCCCTGGTGGTCCGCGATACGGGCCATGGCATGGACGAAGCCACGCGGGCGCGGATCTTTGATCCGTTCTTCACGACGAAGCCGGCGGGTAAGGGGACCGGCCTCGGTCTCGCCATGGTCTATGGCATTGTGCGCCAGAGCGGCGGGGCGATCACCGTCGAGACGGCGGTCGAGCGTGGAACCACCTTTAGGCTCTACTTCCCACGCACCTCGCGCACCCCGGCACGCCCGGTCGAGCGGAACACCCCGCCCTCGGTCGACGCGACGATGATCCCGGTCGGCGCCAAGGTGCTCCTCGTGGAGGACGATGCCGCCGTCCGGTCGCTGACGCATCGGATGTTGCGCGACGCCGGGTTCATCGTGCGTGAGGCCGCCGACGCCTACGAGGCGTTGACCATCGCCGGACCTGAATGTGCCGGCCTGGCCGCCGTCGTCACCGACGTGATCATGCCGGGGATGGGCGGGCGCGACCTCGTCCACGAGTTGCGCGCACGGTGTCCTGATCTTCGCGTGCTCTACATCTCGGGGTACCTGGACATCGACGTCCAGCGCCTCGAACTCGACAGCCACACCCGCCTGCTGGCAAAGCCCTTCTCTCGCGATGCGCTCCTGCGGCACCTCACGGCGCTGATCGATCGTGAGGCCGCGCCACTCGCCTAA
- a CDS encoding glycine C-acetyltransferase encodes MARNARFDAELKGRIDQLKADKVYKVLNYLDSPQGPRVQMEGRGEVLIMSSNNYLGLCNEPSVVQAGKDGLDRFGAGTGSVRFICGTFTVHRELEAALAGFVGTEASMTFVSAWTANEALTANIVESGDLVLSDELNHASIIDSMRLAKAITKCSTGVYKHADMDDLVAKLEAGKDARRKVIWTDGIFSMEGAIAKLPDILEIARRHDAIVVMDDSHATGVLGKTGRGTAEHFGVLGEVDVITSTLGKALGGAAGGFVAGSTALCDILTQRSRPQLFSNALPATVACSAMQAVRVTEAQPERVQRLRDNATYFREQITEAGFKPIPGATPIVPIIVGETAAAIQMSNMLLDEGVFVTGFGFPVVPHGTARVRCQLSAAHTKDDIDFAVRAFKSVGRKLGLV; translated from the coding sequence ATGGCACGCAACGCGCGTTTTGACGCCGAGCTGAAGGGCCGGATCGACCAGCTCAAGGCGGACAAGGTCTACAAGGTCCTGAACTACCTCGACTCGCCGCAGGGCCCGCGAGTGCAGATGGAAGGGCGCGGCGAGGTGTTGATCATGTCCTCCAACAACTACCTCGGCCTCTGCAACGAGCCGAGCGTGGTGCAGGCCGGCAAGGACGGACTCGACCGGTTCGGGGCCGGGACCGGAAGCGTCCGGTTCATCTGCGGCACCTTTACGGTGCATCGCGAGCTGGAAGCGGCGCTCGCCGGGTTCGTCGGCACCGAGGCGTCGATGACCTTTGTTTCGGCGTGGACGGCCAACGAGGCCCTCACGGCCAACATCGTCGAGAGCGGGGACCTCGTGTTGTCGGACGAGCTGAACCACGCCTCGATCATCGACTCGATGCGCCTCGCGAAGGCCATCACCAAGTGTTCCACCGGCGTGTACAAGCACGCCGACATGGACGACCTCGTGGCGAAACTGGAGGCCGGCAAAGACGCGCGGCGCAAGGTCATCTGGACTGATGGCATCTTCTCGATGGAGGGAGCCATTGCGAAGCTGCCGGACATCCTGGAGATCGCCCGGCGCCACGACGCCATCGTCGTCATGGATGACTCGCACGCCACCGGCGTCCTCGGCAAGACCGGACGCGGGACCGCCGAACACTTCGGCGTACTCGGCGAGGTTGACGTGATCACGTCAACGTTAGGCAAGGCGCTGGGCGGCGCGGCAGGTGGCTTTGTGGCAGGGTCGACCGCGCTGTGTGACATCCTCACCCAGCGGTCGCGCCCGCAACTCTTCTCGAACGCCCTTCCGGCCACGGTGGCGTGCAGCGCGATGCAGGCCGTGCGCGTGACCGAGGCTCAGCCCGAGCGGGTGCAGCGCCTGCGGGACAACGCCACCTACTTCCGCGAGCAGATCACCGAGGCGGGGTTCAAGCCGATCCCAGGAGCGACGCCGATCGTCCCGATCATTGTCGGCGAGACGGCGGCCGCGATCCAGATGAGCAACATGCTGCTGGACGAGGGCGTGTTCGTGACTGGCTTCGGCTTCCCGGTGGTCCCGCACGGCACGGCGCGGGTGCGCTGCCAGCTCTCGGCGGCGCATACGAAGGACGATATCGACTTCGCCGTGCGCGCGTTCAAGTCCGTGGGCCGAAAGCTCGGGCTCGTGTAG
- a CDS encoding DNA-3-methyladenine glycosylase has protein sequence MGAAFYARPTEEVARDLLGCVLEHRTPTGMTRGRIVEVEAYLGPEDPACHSARGWTERTRHLHGPPGRAYVYRIYGLHWCVNAVTREVGHGSAVLLRAVEPLEGREVMQRRRGAVPDRQLARGPGNLCQAFGITGSDDGVSLSRGRLRILSGDPVADAEVLRTPRVGITQAAEWPLRFSLRGSPWVSGPQPRR, from the coding sequence CTGGGGGCCGCGTTTTATGCGCGCCCCACGGAAGAGGTCGCACGCGACCTGCTGGGGTGTGTCCTGGAACATCGAACGCCCACGGGGATGACCCGTGGGCGTATCGTTGAGGTGGAGGCCTACCTCGGGCCGGAGGATCCCGCGTGCCACAGCGCCCGGGGATGGACCGAGCGCACGCGGCACCTGCACGGGCCACCGGGGCGCGCGTACGTCTATCGCATCTACGGCCTGCACTGGTGCGTCAACGCCGTGACCAGGGAAGTCGGCCACGGGAGCGCGGTGTTGCTGCGCGCGGTGGAACCGCTGGAGGGGCGCGAGGTCATGCAGCGGCGGCGTGGCGCCGTCCCGGATCGGCAGCTCGCCCGCGGGCCGGGGAATCTCTGCCAGGCGTTTGGGATCACCGGCTCCGACGACGGCGTCTCCTTGTCCCGGGGGCGGCTCCGCATCCTGTCGGGTGATCCGGTGGCGGACGCGGAGGTGCTGCGGACACCACGCGTCGGGATCACCCAGGCGGCGGAGTGGCCCTTGCGGTTCTCGCTCCGCGGGTCACCGTGGGTGAGCGGTCCTCAACCCAGGCGTTAG
- a CDS encoding NYN domain-containing protein, producing MQHAPNAALLIDFDNVTMGIRSDLAGELRNLLGSDIIKGKVAVQRAYADWRRYPQYIVPLAESSIDMIMAPAYGSSKKNATDIRLSVDAMELVFTRPEIGTYILLSGDSDFASLVTKLKEYGKYVIGVGIRESSSDLLVMNCDEYYSYNALAGLVKSGDEEVRRWDPWELVTEAITRMQKNGDVMRSDRLKQVMQDLDATFDEKSVGSGYSKFSRFVSDAADKGLVKITKLENGQLEVSPPDGAPVVVASTDAARPASAPEAAREDRGGRRRRGRGRDRDRERAPAAAASAPASAPSAAPAASASPAPARASAPAAPVDPMGSEGERLTRAEAFDLARNATAAVVSGEDAALSSVVRRKAFELLGRNSESLSERNFHRILRDAHDAEVIDLRRRGDDYEVSLPAKAASVADQVKAAEAAATPRPAPASAPTPRGMGPRGLPPRGRAGAAPPPELLLVGVVEAKPSTASTAPAPAAAPAPAAKEKKPAAKKGKADKKPKQEAPAEPAARPRKPKAKAAKKAG from the coding sequence GTGCAGCACGCACCCAACGCCGCCCTCCTCATCGACTTCGACAACGTCACGATGGGGATCCGCTCCGACCTCGCCGGCGAGCTCCGGAACCTGCTTGGGTCCGACATCATCAAGGGCAAGGTCGCCGTCCAGCGCGCCTACGCCGACTGGCGCCGCTACCCGCAGTACATCGTGCCGCTGGCGGAGTCGTCGATCGACATGATCATGGCGCCCGCGTACGGTTCTTCCAAGAAGAACGCGACCGACATCCGCCTCTCGGTGGATGCTATGGAGCTCGTCTTCACGCGCCCCGAGATCGGGACCTATATCCTGCTCTCCGGCGATAGTGACTTTGCCTCCCTCGTCACGAAGCTCAAGGAATACGGCAAGTACGTCATCGGGGTCGGCATCCGGGAGTCGTCGAGCGACCTCCTCGTGATGAACTGCGACGAATACTACAGCTACAACGCATTGGCAGGGCTGGTCAAGTCCGGCGACGAAGAAGTCCGACGCTGGGATCCATGGGAGCTGGTGACGGAAGCCATCACGCGCATGCAGAAGAACGGCGACGTGATGCGGTCTGATCGCCTCAAACAGGTGATGCAGGACCTGGACGCCACGTTTGACGAGAAGAGTGTCGGGTCCGGGTACTCGAAGTTCAGTCGTTTCGTGTCGGATGCTGCGGACAAGGGGTTAGTCAAGATCACCAAGCTGGAGAACGGGCAGCTTGAGGTTTCGCCGCCCGACGGTGCTCCGGTCGTCGTGGCGTCGACCGACGCGGCGCGGCCAGCGAGCGCGCCGGAGGCCGCACGCGAAGATCGCGGAGGACGTCGTCGGCGTGGTCGCGGGCGCGACCGTGATCGCGAGCGGGCACCGGCTGCGGCGGCGAGCGCTCCTGCCTCTGCTCCGAGTGCCGCTCCTGCTGCTTCCGCATCCCCGGCACCGGCACGCGCGTCAGCGCCGGCGGCGCCCGTGGATCCCATGGGGAGTGAGGGTGAGCGGCTCACCCGCGCCGAAGCGTTTGATCTCGCGCGCAATGCCACGGCGGCGGTGGTGAGCGGTGAGGACGCCGCGCTGTCCAGCGTGGTGCGTCGCAAGGCCTTCGAATTGCTCGGCCGGAACTCCGAGTCGCTCTCCGAACGCAATTTCCATCGCATCCTCCGGGACGCCCATGACGCCGAGGTGATTGACCTGCGTCGTCGCGGCGACGACTACGAAGTCTCGCTGCCCGCGAAGGCGGCCAGCGTGGCAGATCAGGTCAAGGCGGCCGAAGCAGCTGCGACCCCGCGGCCGGCTCCCGCATCGGCGCCAACCCCGCGTGGGATGGGTCCTCGCGGCTTGCCGCCGCGCGGTCGCGCCGGCGCCGCTCCGCCGCCGGAACTGCTCCTGGTCGGCGTCGTTGAAGCCAAACCGTCCACAGCCAGTACGGCGCCCGCGCCGGCTGCTGCACCGGCTCCTGCCGCAAAGGAGAAGAAGCCCGCGGCAAAGAAGGGCAAGGCAGACAAGAAGCCCAAGCAAGAGGCGCCAGCGGAGCCCGCCGCCCGCCCGCGAAAGCCCAAGGCCAAGGCCGCCAAGAAGGCGGGGTGA
- a CDS encoding VCBS repeat-containing protein — protein sequence MRYPLLAVLLNAWSLAAQSPVTVRAGLLVDGTGSARRDVVVTLTGSRVESIRAARRNEVVTHDLRHLTLLPGFIDTHVHLDAHFGPDGRASNQGENAAQRQYGARENAYALLRAGFTTVQSIGANADLELRDLLARGEIVGPRLLTSLAALSDTTRSPEQIRAWVRETASRGADVIKIFASKSIREGGDQTLSDAQIAAACEEARAVGKRIWVHAHAASAVRAAANAGCWAVTHGSQVTDRELALMAERGTYFEPNIGLVSQNYIEQKARYLGIGNYDEAGFRFMEEGIPRKLAVFRRAMAVPGLRVINGTDATAGAHGQNAREAIYRVQVAGLRPMDAVRQLTAVNAAALGMADSIGAVSPGRLADLVAVEGNPLQDITALRRVAWVMKGGVVAWARGPQVTPGPASTRTTGVSFTNAPADMDGDGDADMFVGMNGAPNRLYRNDAGVLVDVAPGTGVADARPTRAAAWGDYDGDGDPDLLVGFAPGQGSVLRLYRNDGSRFTDVTTAAGLARDSVAVRQLAFVDHDADGDVDLFLALRDRANALYRNDGGRFTDVAAALGVADPRPTVGALWFDADDDGHLDLLTANMDGTANALWRYDGARFTDVSGSSGIAAGGRSVGNTAFGTVRPCVADVDNDGRLDVVMANYGKPALFLNRGAGRFDDVSRAWGIAVDGKYDACALADVDHDGRIDLYLNGTITGGVSYRDFLFRNTGDRFVDVTPDSIGAQQADHGVQWIDTDQDGDLDLWLTGSAPTGMQMVWLNALAPASAARSLAVHVVDGKGVARFAGAEVRIYRAGTRRLLGTRLVDSGSGYDAQGDVPVHFGLAAGVSAVDVEVTVVGAGHRTVTVRRAVLPARYRGRPLTIEVR from the coding sequence ATGCGATATCCCCTGCTGGCCGTCCTCCTGAATGCGTGGTCGCTCGCCGCGCAGTCCCCCGTCACCGTGCGCGCCGGATTGCTGGTCGATGGGACGGGGTCCGCGCGGCGAGACGTGGTGGTGACCCTCACGGGGTCGCGCGTGGAGTCGATTCGTGCGGCGCGCCGGAACGAGGTGGTGACCCATGACCTGCGGCACCTCACCCTGCTGCCCGGGTTCATCGACACGCATGTACACCTCGATGCGCACTTTGGGCCCGATGGCCGCGCCTCGAACCAGGGGGAGAACGCGGCCCAACGACAGTATGGAGCGCGCGAGAACGCCTACGCCTTGCTTCGCGCGGGGTTCACCACGGTCCAGAGCATCGGGGCCAATGCCGACCTCGAGTTGCGTGACCTGCTCGCGCGCGGCGAGATCGTTGGCCCGCGCCTGCTGACCTCACTCGCGGCCTTGAGTGACACCACACGCAGTCCCGAGCAGATCCGTGCGTGGGTGCGCGAGACCGCGTCCCGCGGAGCGGACGTCATCAAGATCTTCGCGTCCAAAAGCATACGGGAAGGGGGCGACCAGACCCTGTCAGACGCCCAGATTGCCGCGGCCTGCGAGGAAGCGCGCGCGGTGGGCAAACGGATCTGGGTACACGCGCACGCGGCGTCGGCCGTCCGAGCCGCCGCGAACGCGGGGTGCTGGGCGGTGACGCACGGGTCGCAGGTCACGGACCGCGAGCTGGCGCTGATGGCGGAGCGAGGGACGTACTTCGAGCCCAACATCGGGCTCGTGTCGCAGAACTACATCGAGCAAAAGGCCCGCTACCTGGGCATCGGGAACTACGACGAGGCCGGCTTTCGGTTCATGGAGGAGGGCATCCCGCGCAAGCTGGCGGTGTTCCGCCGGGCGATGGCGGTGCCGGGACTGAGGGTGATCAACGGGACCGATGCCACCGCCGGTGCGCACGGGCAGAACGCCCGGGAGGCCATCTACCGAGTCCAGGTGGCCGGACTGCGGCCGATGGACGCGGTGCGCCAGCTCACTGCGGTGAATGCAGCCGCGTTAGGCATGGCCGATTCGATCGGCGCCGTGTCGCCCGGGCGGCTGGCAGACCTGGTGGCGGTGGAGGGGAATCCACTGCAGGACATCACGGCCTTGCGGCGGGTCGCCTGGGTCATGAAGGGCGGGGTGGTGGCGTGGGCCCGGGGGCCACAGGTCACGCCTGGGCCGGCGTCGACGCGGACCACCGGCGTGTCGTTCACCAACGCCCCGGCCGACATGGACGGGGATGGCGATGCGGACATGTTCGTGGGGATGAACGGCGCGCCGAACCGACTCTACCGAAATGATGCAGGGGTCCTCGTGGATGTAGCGCCGGGGACGGGGGTTGCGGACGCGCGCCCCACGCGGGCGGCCGCGTGGGGGGACTATGACGGTGATGGGGACCCGGACCTCCTGGTGGGGTTCGCTCCGGGGCAGGGGAGTGTCCTCCGCCTGTACCGCAACGATGGATCACGCTTTACGGACGTGACCACGGCGGCCGGGCTGGCCCGGGATTCCGTGGCCGTGCGGCAACTCGCCTTTGTGGACCATGACGCCGACGGCGACGTGGACCTGTTCCTCGCGCTCCGCGACCGCGCCAACGCCCTGTACCGCAATGATGGAGGCCGCTTCACCGATGTCGCGGCGGCGCTCGGGGTCGCGGATCCGCGGCCGACGGTGGGCGCCCTCTGGTTCGACGCCGATGACGATGGCCACCTCGACCTGCTCACGGCCAACATGGACGGCACGGCAAACGCCCTGTGGCGCTACGACGGTGCCCGGTTCACGGACGTGTCCGGTTCTTCCGGGATCGCCGCCGGTGGGCGCTCGGTAGGGAACACGGCCTTCGGCACCGTGCGCCCCTGCGTGGCCGACGTCGACAATGATGGGCGCCTCGACGTGGTCATGGCCAACTACGGCAAGCCAGCGCTCTTCCTCAATCGCGGCGCCGGCCGGTTCGACGACGTGTCCCGCGCCTGGGGAATCGCCGTCGACGGCAAGTACGACGCGTGTGCATTGGCCGACGTCGACCATGATGGACGGATCGACCTGTACCTCAATGGAACAATTACAGGTGGGGTGAGTTATCGCGACTTCCTCTTCCGGAATACCGGCGACCGCTTCGTGGACGTCACCCCGGACAGCATTGGGGCGCAACAGGCCGACCACGGCGTGCAGTGGATCGACACCGACCAGGACGGCGACCTCGACCTCTGGTTGACGGGTTCGGCGCCTACAGGGATGCAGATGGTATGGCTGAACGCGCTGGCGCCGGCGTCCGCCGCTCGTTCCCTTGCGGTGCATGTGGTGGATGGGAAGGGTGTTGCCCGCTTCGCCGGTGCCGAGGTGCGGATCTATCGGGCCGGCACGCGACGCTTGTTAGGCACCCGGCTGGTCGACTCGGGGAGCGGGTACGATGCCCAGGGAGACGTTCCGGTCCACTTCGGGTTGGCGGCCGGGGTCTCCGCGGTGGATGTCGAGGTCACCGTGGTTGGTGCCGGCCACCGCACGGTGACCGTACGCCGCGCCGTGCTGCCCGCGCGCTACCGGGGCCGGCCGCTCACAATCGAGGTCCGGTAG